One genomic window of Acidovorax radicis includes the following:
- a CDS encoding CTP synthase: MTKFVFVTGGVVSSLGKGIASASLAAILESRGLKVTLIKLDPYINVDPGTMSPFQHGEVFVTDDGAETDLDLGHYERFIETRMKKTNNFTTGKIYQSVLEKERRGDYLGKTVQVIPHVTNEIQEFIKRGAGIGTADAVDVAIVEIGGTVGDIESLPFLEAVRQLSLKLGPNNAAFVHLTYLPWIATAGELKTKPTQHTVQELRKIGIQPDALLCRAQHPVPTEEREKISLFTNVPEWGVISMWDVDTIYKVPRMLHEQGLDGLICDKLRLNTPPTSLKRWDDLVYETEHPQGEVTIAMVGKYVDLSDSYKSVNEALRHAGMRNHVRVKIDHIDSETIDSADATARLSKYDAILVPGGFGARGVEGKISTARYAREHKVPYLGICLGMQVATIEYARHVAGLKDANSTEFNPTTPHPVIALITEWKDADGTIKKRDENSDLGGTMRLGAQSSDVAKDTLAHSIYGDVVTERHRHRYEANVNYLDQLRKAGLVISALTQREQLTEIVELPQQVHPWFIGVQFHPEFKSTPWNGHPLFNAFIKAAVEHQKKSAKA; this comes from the coding sequence ATGACCAAATTTGTCTTCGTCACCGGCGGTGTGGTGTCTTCCCTCGGTAAGGGAATCGCCTCAGCCTCCCTTGCCGCGATCCTCGAATCGCGGGGACTCAAAGTCACCCTCATCAAGCTTGACCCCTACATCAACGTAGACCCGGGCACCATGTCGCCGTTCCAGCACGGCGAGGTGTTCGTGACTGATGATGGCGCAGAAACCGATCTGGATCTGGGCCACTATGAGCGTTTCATTGAAACGCGCATGAAAAAGACCAACAACTTCACCACGGGCAAGATTTACCAGTCCGTGCTGGAGAAAGAGCGCCGGGGCGACTATCTGGGCAAGACCGTGCAGGTCATTCCCCACGTCACCAACGAAATTCAGGAATTCATCAAGCGCGGCGCGGGCATCGGCACAGCCGACGCCGTGGATGTGGCCATCGTCGAGATTGGTGGCACCGTGGGCGACATTGAATCGCTGCCCTTCCTCGAAGCGGTGCGCCAGCTCAGCCTGAAACTGGGCCCGAACAATGCCGCGTTCGTTCACCTGACCTACCTGCCCTGGATTGCCACGGCGGGTGAGCTCAAGACCAAGCCCACGCAGCACACGGTGCAGGAGCTGCGCAAGATCGGCATTCAACCCGACGCATTGCTGTGCCGGGCACAACATCCTGTGCCCACGGAAGAGCGCGAAAAAATCTCGCTGTTCACCAATGTCCCTGAATGGGGCGTGATCAGCATGTGGGACGTGGACACCATCTACAAGGTGCCCCGTATGCTGCACGAACAAGGCCTGGATGGCCTGATCTGCGACAAGCTGCGCCTGAACACACCCCCCACCAGCCTCAAGCGCTGGGACGACCTGGTGTACGAAACCGAGCATCCCCAGGGCGAAGTCACCATCGCCATGGTTGGCAAGTATGTGGACCTGTCGGACAGCTACAAGTCCGTCAACGAAGCCCTGCGCCACGCCGGTATGCGCAACCATGTGCGCGTGAAGATCGACCATATCGACTCCGAAACCATCGACAGCGCCGATGCAACGGCCAGGCTTTCGAAGTACGACGCCATCCTCGTACCAGGCGGTTTTGGCGCACGCGGCGTGGAAGGCAAGATCAGCACGGCCCGCTACGCCCGCGAGCACAAGGTGCCCTACCTGGGCATCTGCCTGGGCATGCAGGTGGCCACCATCGAATACGCCCGCCACGTGGCGGGCCTCAAAGACGCCAACAGCACCGAGTTCAACCCCACCACCCCCCACCCCGTGATCGCACTGATCACCGAGTGGAAGGATGCGGACGGCACCATCAAAAAGCGTGACGAGAACTCGGACCTGGGCGGCACCATGCGCCTGGGCGCACAAAGCTCGGACGTGGCCAAGGACACACTGGCCCACAGCATCTACGGCGATGTGGTGACCGAGCGCCACCGCCACCGCTACGAAGCCAACGTGAACTACCTGGACCAGTTGCGCAAGGCAGGCCTGGTGATCTCGGCGCTGACGCAACGTGAACAGCTCACCGAAATCGTGGAACTGCCCCAACAAGTGCACCCCTGGTTCATCGGCGTGCAGTTTCACCCCGAGTTCAAGTCAACCCCCTGGAACGGCCACCCGCTGTTCAACGCCTTCATCAAGGCGGCCGTCGAACACCAGAAAAAATCGGCGAAAGCCTGA
- the coaBC gene encoding bifunctional phosphopantothenoylcysteine decarboxylase/phosphopantothenate--cysteine ligase CoaBC produces MNELVGKHIVLGLSGGVACYKAADLCRRLIKEGATVQVVMTEAAEQFITPVTMQALSGRVVYGSQWDAREPNNMPHINLSREADAILVAPCSADFVARLVQGRADELLSLLCLARPAQQVPLLLAPAMNREMWAHPATQRNLAQVAQDGAVVLGVGNGDQACGETGDGRMLEPDEIVDELGAFFAPKLLSGHTVLVTAGPTFEAIDPVRGITNLSSGKMGFAIARAAREAGADVTLVAGPVHLPTPRGVRRVNVQSAQEMLVAVDAIAQSASIFIATAAVADWRPAAPSSEKIKKDGSGQTPTLEFVENTDILATVAQSPRAVANELYCVGFAAESHDLLAHATAKRARKGVPLLVGNIGPATFGKDDNALLLVDAQGHRELPHASKRVLAQQLIGEIAGRLQPPRP; encoded by the coding sequence ATGAATGAGCTTGTTGGCAAACACATTGTCCTGGGTTTGAGTGGAGGCGTCGCCTGTTACAAGGCCGCCGATTTGTGTCGCCGGCTCATCAAGGAGGGCGCGACGGTTCAGGTCGTGATGACGGAAGCTGCCGAGCAGTTCATCACGCCCGTCACCATGCAGGCGCTGTCGGGGCGCGTGGTCTACGGCTCCCAATGGGATGCGCGCGAGCCCAACAACATGCCCCATATCAATCTCAGTCGCGAGGCCGATGCAATCTTGGTTGCGCCCTGCAGCGCGGATTTTGTGGCACGCCTGGTGCAGGGTCGTGCAGATGAATTGCTCAGCCTTCTGTGCCTGGCGCGCCCCGCGCAGCAGGTGCCGCTGCTGCTTGCGCCCGCCATGAACCGTGAAATGTGGGCCCATCCGGCCACCCAGCGCAACCTTGCCCAAGTCGCGCAGGATGGGGCCGTGGTGCTGGGGGTGGGCAATGGAGACCAGGCCTGCGGAGAAACAGGTGATGGCCGCATGCTGGAGCCGGATGAGATCGTTGACGAGTTGGGGGCTTTTTTTGCCCCCAAGCTCCTGTCGGGCCACACGGTACTGGTGACCGCTGGGCCTACCTTTGAAGCGATCGACCCGGTGCGTGGCATCACCAACTTGTCCAGCGGGAAAATGGGTTTCGCCATTGCCCGGGCTGCTCGAGAGGCGGGCGCGGATGTCACGCTGGTCGCGGGCCCGGTGCATTTGCCCACTCCGCGCGGTGTGCGGCGTGTCAATGTGCAATCAGCACAAGAAATGCTTGTGGCGGTTGATGCAATTGCCCAGAGTGCTTCTATATTTATAGCGACGGCGGCGGTTGCCGACTGGCGGCCTGCCGCACCGTCCTCCGAAAAAATCAAAAAGGACGGATCGGGGCAGACACCAACCCTGGAGTTCGTCGAGAACACCGATATCCTGGCCACCGTGGCCCAGTCGCCGCGCGCTGTGGCCAACGAACTCTATTGCGTTGGCTTTGCCGCTGAAAGCCACGATTTGCTGGCCCACGCGACCGCCAAACGCGCCCGCAAAGGGGTGCCTTTGCTGGTCGGCAATATTGGCCCAGCGACCTTCGGGAAAGATGACAACGCGCTGCTGCTGGTGGACGCGCAGGGCCATCGCGAATTGCCCCATGCCTCCAAACGCGTGCTCGCGCAGCAACTGATCGGCGAGATAGCCGGGCGTTTGCAGCCGCCGCGCCCGTGA
- the dut gene encoding dUTP diphosphatase, with product MKIDVKILDPRMADQLPTYATPGSAGLDLRACLDAPLTLQPNAWQLVPTGISVFIKDPGYAALILPRSGLGHKHGIVLGNLVGLIDSDYQGQLMVSAWNRSTVAFTLEPMERLAQLVIVPVVQAQFNVVTEFTATERGEGGYGSTGKG from the coding sequence GTGAAGATTGATGTCAAGATTCTGGACCCGCGCATGGCGGATCAGTTGCCTACCTATGCCACGCCCGGAAGTGCCGGCCTGGACCTGCGCGCATGCCTGGATGCGCCGCTGACCTTGCAGCCCAATGCATGGCAGCTGGTGCCCACCGGTATTTCCGTGTTCATCAAAGACCCGGGATATGCTGCGCTGATCCTTCCGCGCTCGGGGCTTGGGCACAAACATGGCATCGTGCTGGGGAACCTCGTCGGTTTGATCGACAGCGACTACCAGGGTCAACTTATGGTGAGCGCGTGGAACCGGAGCACCGTTGCGTTCACGCTGGAGCCCATGGAGCGCCTGGCGCAGCTGGTCATCGTGCCAGTGGTGCAGGCCCAGTTCAATGTGGTGACCGAATTCACCGCCACCGAACGGGGTGAGGGCGGCTACGGCTCTACCGGCAAGGGGTGA
- a CDS encoding glycine zipper 2TM domain-containing protein: protein MRPSIRPFAIAGAVVLAASLAACGSPQQAPQYSGGYSSGGYQAAPAYPNQPTGTEYGRVANIEVLQGQSQGRTSGAGTVLGAVVGGVLGNQVGKGSGRVAATALGVVGGAVAGNAIEGRNNRDEYAQSYRISIQLDHGGYRAYDVSTPGDLRIGDRVRVYNGQISRN from the coding sequence ATGCGTCCATCGATCCGCCCTTTCGCCATTGCCGGTGCTGTTGTTCTTGCTGCTTCGCTGGCAGCGTGTGGCAGCCCGCAGCAAGCGCCTCAATACTCCGGCGGTTACTCCTCCGGTGGATACCAGGCAGCCCCTGCCTATCCCAATCAGCCCACTGGCACCGAGTACGGTCGGGTTGCGAACATCGAGGTGCTGCAGGGTCAATCCCAAGGCAGAACTTCCGGTGCTGGAACGGTATTGGGCGCCGTAGTGGGCGGTGTGTTGGGCAACCAGGTCGGCAAAGGTTCTGGCCGGGTGGCAGCCACGGCCCTTGGTGTGGTGGGTGGGGCCGTCGCCGGTAACGCCATTGAGGGGCGCAACAACCGTGATGAATATGCGCAGAGCTACCGTATTTCTATTCAGCTTGATCACGGTGGCTACCGCGCTTACGACGTAAGCACACCCGGAGATCTGCGCATTGGAGACCGTGTGCGCGTGTACAACGGTCAAATTTCGCGCAACTAA
- a CDS encoding FKBP-type peptidyl-prolyl cis-trans isomerase: MEITQQCVVALTWTLKDTLGEELDVLDEPVEFLVGGDDLLPRIEEALQGHGPGATLALHLEPEDAFGDFNDQLLFLEPRALFPAEVEEGMTFDGMALPEGCNPDAPRTALYTVAEIYPEHVVLDGNHPLAGIALRLQLTVQAVRDATEEEIGRGSAGTGFFRIQPQAPGNSLLH, from the coding sequence ATGGAAATTACCCAACAATGTGTGGTCGCACTGACCTGGACACTCAAGGACACCTTGGGTGAAGAATTAGACGTACTCGATGAACCGGTAGAGTTTCTGGTCGGCGGCGACGACCTGCTGCCGCGCATCGAAGAGGCGTTGCAGGGCCACGGCCCCGGCGCCACGCTGGCGCTGCACCTCGAACCCGAAGATGCTTTCGGTGACTTCAACGATCAACTGCTGTTTCTGGAACCACGGGCCTTGTTCCCTGCAGAAGTCGAGGAGGGAATGACATTTGATGGCATGGCCCTGCCCGAAGGTTGCAACCCAGACGCACCACGTACAGCGCTGTACACGGTGGCCGAAATCTACCCAGAGCATGTCGTCCTGGACGGCAATCACCCGCTCGCCGGCATTGCATTGCGCCTGCAGTTGACGGTGCAGGCGGTGCGGGATGCCACTGAAGAGGAAATTGGCCGTGGCAGCGCCGGAACAGGGTTCTTCCGAATTCAGCCGCAAGCCCCCGGCAATTCATTGCTGCACTGA
- a CDS encoding cupin domain-containing protein — MDIQQPLSLLGGLTAEQFMRRHWQKKPLLVRQAIAGFVPPVLRSELFALAGQEGVESRLVQSIKGAWKLRHGPFNRRALPALQQPDWTLLVQGVDLHNDAVHALMQQFRFVPDARLDDLMISYASNGGGVGPHFDSYDVFLLQAHGKRRWRIGRQKDLTLREDIPLKVLAQFEAEEEFVLEPGDMLYLPPRYAHDGIAEGECMTYSIGFRSAGRAELAQELLVRLAEDAGEEGSPVLYRDADQNAVSQPGAIPSALLDFAREAMSRALAQPLVLERALGEYLTEPKPSVWFEPGKVGVMLEGICLDRRSRMMYDEKHIFINGESYRAAGRDATLMRRLANERQLSARELLRASDDALELLSSWCDAGWAHVWAGTE, encoded by the coding sequence ATGGATATCCAGCAACCTCTTTCCCTGCTTGGTGGCCTGACCGCCGAGCAGTTCATGCGCCGCCATTGGCAAAAAAAGCCCCTGCTGGTGCGCCAGGCGATTGCTGGCTTTGTACCGCCCGTGCTGCGCTCCGAGTTGTTTGCGCTGGCGGGGCAGGAGGGCGTTGAGTCGCGCCTGGTGCAATCCATCAAAGGCGCATGGAAACTGCGACACGGACCGTTCAACCGCCGCGCGCTACCGGCGCTGCAGCAGCCGGACTGGACCTTGCTGGTGCAGGGTGTTGATCTGCACAACGATGCCGTGCACGCCCTCATGCAGCAGTTCCGGTTTGTGCCAGATGCACGGCTGGATGACCTCATGATCAGCTATGCCAGCAACGGCGGTGGGGTGGGGCCCCATTTCGACAGTTACGACGTTTTTCTGCTGCAGGCCCATGGCAAGCGACGCTGGCGTATTGGCCGCCAAAAAGACCTCACGTTGCGTGAAGATATTCCCTTGAAGGTACTGGCGCAGTTCGAAGCCGAGGAGGAGTTTGTGCTGGAGCCGGGGGACATGTTGTACCTGCCGCCACGGTATGCCCACGACGGCATCGCCGAAGGCGAATGCATGACCTACTCCATTGGCTTTCGATCTGCAGGGCGGGCAGAGCTTGCGCAAGAGTTGCTGGTGCGGCTGGCCGAGGACGCCGGGGAGGAGGGCAGCCCTGTGCTTTACCGCGATGCCGACCAAAATGCGGTGTCGCAACCAGGCGCCATTCCGTCCGCTTTGCTGGATTTTGCCCGCGAAGCCATGTCTCGTGCTTTGGCGCAGCCGCTGGTTCTGGAACGTGCCCTCGGCGAGTATCTGACCGAGCCCAAACCCAGTGTGTGGTTTGAGCCCGGTAAGGTGGGCGTGATGCTGGAAGGCATTTGCCTGGACCGCCGCAGCCGCATGATGTATGACGAAAAACACATCTTCATCAATGGCGAGAGCTACCGTGCCGCAGGTCGTGATGCCACCTTGATGCGCCGCCTGGCCAATGAGCGCCAACTGTCTGCGCGCGAGTTGCTTCGGGCCAGCGATGATGCGCTGGAGCTCTTGTCTTCTTGGTGCGATGCGGGCTGGGCCCATGTCTGGGCGGGGACGGAGTGA
- a CDS encoding MBL fold metallo-hydrolase — translation MLRFKNLASGSTGNATVVEGRSGAEVRRLLVDCGLGIRQLQARLAQAQLQTEDLNAIFITHEHSDHIGCAQTLALRYRIPVWMSRGTHAALGSPDFDGLMHVARDMDAIDMGTFQALPFTVPHDAQEPLQLKCSDANMRLGILTDLGHASAHVLRQLQDCHALMIEANHDPEMLDASRYPLFLKRRVAGPYGHLANAATADILRTVQHSGLRCVVAAHLSAKNNTAALAQQALASALGWATENIVVASPVHGTEWLNIDALG, via the coding sequence ATGTTGCGATTCAAGAACCTGGCCAGTGGCAGCACGGGCAATGCCACGGTAGTCGAAGGACGCAGCGGTGCCGAAGTGCGCCGCCTTTTGGTGGACTGTGGCTTGGGTATTCGGCAGCTGCAGGCGCGCCTGGCACAGGCACAGCTACAGACGGAAGATCTGAACGCCATCTTCATCACCCACGAACACTCTGACCACATTGGTTGCGCACAGACCTTGGCCTTGCGCTACAGGATCCCGGTGTGGATGAGCCGAGGTACACATGCAGCGCTGGGGAGCCCCGACTTCGATGGACTGATGCATGTGGCGCGCGATATGGATGCGATCGATATGGGCACCTTCCAGGCGCTGCCCTTCACCGTGCCACACGACGCCCAGGAGCCACTGCAGCTCAAATGCTCCGACGCCAACATGCGCTTGGGCATCCTGACCGACCTGGGGCATGCCAGTGCCCACGTGCTTCGGCAGCTACAAGACTGCCACGCGCTGATGATCGAAGCCAACCATGACCCTGAGATGCTCGATGCATCCCGCTACCCGCTGTTTCTGAAACGCCGCGTAGCGGGCCCCTACGGGCACTTGGCCAACGCTGCAACAGCGGACATCCTGCGTACCGTTCAGCACAGTGGGCTCCGGTGTGTGGTAGCGGCACACCTGAGCGCCAAAAACAATACGGCAGCCCTCGCGCAGCAGGCGCTTGCGTCGGCGCTAGGCTGGGCCACGGAGAACATTGTGGTTGCCAGCCCGGTGCATGGAACCGAGTGGCTGAATATCGACGCGCTGGGTTGA
- the bamC gene encoding outer membrane protein assembly factor BamC, which produces MKAATTRLGLLALATALSACSVLDGDKIDYKSATKGSTLEIPPDLTQLSRDSRYATVPGGSVSAAAMQAGQAAQPSGTANAAAITLGDVRIERDGNQRWLVVNRPANKLWDPVREFWEENGFILTQAESNVGIMETDWAENRAKLPQDIVRSTIGKVFDSLYSTGERDKFRTRLERNSNGGTEIYITHRGMIEVYSSSTKDNTVWQPRAADPELETEFLRRLMVKLGVSEEQSKAVTSTAAPRQPAARVATVNNAPVVQLDEGFDRSWRRVGLALDRTGFTVEDRNRNEGTYFVRYVAPNADKKEPGFFSKLFSSNTATPPLKYRIVVRGQGETTTVSVLNEAGAPESSANAERIIRVIADELK; this is translated from the coding sequence GTGAAAGCTGCTACTACCCGACTGGGCCTGCTGGCCCTCGCCACGGCCCTGTCCGCCTGTTCCGTTCTGGACGGTGACAAAATCGACTACAAATCGGCCACCAAAGGCTCGACGCTGGAAATCCCCCCCGATTTGACCCAGCTGTCGCGCGACTCACGCTATGCCACAGTGCCAGGCGGCTCCGTGTCGGCAGCAGCGATGCAGGCCGGGCAAGCCGCCCAGCCCTCGGGAACGGCCAACGCGGCAGCCATCACACTGGGCGACGTTCGCATCGAACGCGATGGCAACCAGCGCTGGCTGGTCGTCAACCGCCCGGCCAACAAGCTGTGGGATCCCGTGCGCGAATTCTGGGAAGAAAACGGCTTCATCCTCACCCAGGCCGAGTCGAACGTCGGCATCATGGAAACCGATTGGGCCGAAAACCGCGCCAAGTTGCCCCAGGATATTGTCCGCTCGACCATCGGCAAGGTGTTTGACTCCCTGTACTCGACGGGCGAGCGTGACAAGTTCCGCACGCGGCTGGAACGCAACAGCAACGGCGGAACCGAGATCTACATCACCCACCGCGGCATGATCGAGGTCTACAGCAGCTCCACCAAAGACAACACGGTATGGCAGCCCCGCGCCGCCGACCCAGAGCTCGAAACCGAATTTTTGCGCCGCTTGATGGTCAAGCTCGGCGTCAGCGAAGAGCAATCCAAGGCCGTGACTTCCACCGCAGCACCTCGCCAGCCCGCCGCACGCGTGGCCACTGTGAACAACGCCCCGGTGGTTCAGCTGGACGAAGGATTTGATCGCTCGTGGCGCCGTGTGGGCCTGGCGCTCGACCGCACCGGCTTCACCGTAGAAGACCGCAATCGCAACGAAGGCACCTACTTTGTTCGCTACGTGGCGCCCAATGCAGACAAGAAGGAACCAGGCTTCTTCAGCAAGCTGTTCAGCTCGAACACGGCCACGCCTCCGTTGAAGTACCGCATCGTGGTGCGCGGCCAGGGCGAGACCACCACGGTGTCGGTCCTCAATGAAGCGGGCGCACCGGAGTCCTCTGCAAACGCCGAACGCATCATTCGCGTGATTGCAGACGAACTGAAGTAA
- the dapA gene encoding 4-hydroxy-tetrahydrodipicolinate synthase, whose protein sequence is MTSSSVPLTGSIVALVTPMHEDGSVDYPALRKLIDWHIAEGTDCIGVVGTTGESPTVSVEEHCEIIRVAVEQSAKRVPIMAGCGANSTAEAIELAKFARGVGADSQLQVVPYYNKPTQEGQYQHFKAIAEATGDLPIVLYNVPGRSVADMQHDTVLRLTQVPGIIGIKEATGNIERAQWLIREVPKGFGVYSGDDPTAVALMLCGGHGNISVTANVAPRLMHELCVAALAGNVQRAMQIQFQLMPVHKNLFVEANPIPVKWAVARMGLCGGTLRLPMTPLASGNEAVVESALRSSGLI, encoded by the coding sequence ATGACCTCTTCTTCCGTCCCCCTTACCGGCAGCATCGTCGCCCTCGTCACCCCCATGCACGAGGACGGCAGCGTGGACTATCCCGCCCTGCGCAAACTGATCGATTGGCATATCGCCGAAGGCACCGACTGCATCGGCGTGGTGGGCACCACAGGCGAGTCGCCCACGGTCAGCGTCGAAGAGCACTGCGAGATCATCCGCGTGGCCGTGGAGCAATCTGCCAAGCGCGTGCCCATCATGGCCGGCTGCGGCGCCAACTCCACCGCCGAAGCCATCGAACTGGCCAAGTTCGCGCGGGGCGTGGGGGCCGACAGCCAGCTGCAAGTGGTGCCGTACTACAACAAGCCCACCCAAGAGGGCCAGTACCAGCACTTCAAGGCCATTGCCGAGGCCACGGGCGACCTGCCCATCGTGCTGTACAACGTGCCCGGCCGCTCGGTGGCCGATATGCAGCATGACACCGTACTGCGCCTGACCCAGGTGCCCGGCATCATCGGCATCAAGGAAGCCACCGGCAACATCGAGCGCGCCCAGTGGCTCATCCGCGAAGTACCCAAGGGCTTTGGCGTGTATTCGGGCGATGACCCGACCGCTGTGGCTTTGATGCTGTGCGGCGGTCATGGCAACATCAGCGTGACGGCCAATGTGGCCCCTCGCCTGATGCATGAACTGTGTGTCGCGGCACTGGCAGGCAACGTTCAGCGCGCCATGCAGATCCAGTTTCAACTGATGCCTGTGCACAAAAACCTGTTCGTGGAAGCCAACCCCATCCCGGTCAAATGGGCCGTGGCCCGCATGGGCCTGTGTGGTGGCACCCTGCGGCTGCCCATGACGCCGCTGGCCAGCGGCAACGAAGCCGTCGTCGAATCCGCCCTGCGCAGCAGCGGCCTGATCTAA
- a CDS encoding class I SAM-dependent methyltransferase produces the protein MHGTETPSDWVRRWAPLIPSGSTVLDVACGAGRHLRWLHGLGHPVVGVDQSAQALDACAGLGEMVRADLESGPWPFAGRQFGAVVVTNYLWRPLWPALVASLMPGGVLVYETFARGNETVGRPARAEFLLAPGELLHACAGLRVVAYEDGFLPDPERFVQRIAAVRELAEPVTPPRYGLSPAA, from the coding sequence ATGCACGGCACCGAAACTCCGTCTGACTGGGTGCGCCGCTGGGCGCCCCTCATTCCCTCGGGCAGCACGGTGCTGGACGTGGCCTGTGGCGCCGGGCGCCACCTGCGCTGGTTGCACGGCCTCGGGCACCCGGTCGTCGGTGTAGACCAGTCCGCGCAAGCCCTGGATGCCTGCGCGGGCCTGGGTGAGATGGTCCGCGCCGATCTGGAGAGCGGCCCATGGCCCTTTGCAGGGCGACAGTTTGGGGCCGTGGTCGTCACCAACTACCTGTGGCGGCCGCTGTGGCCCGCATTGGTAGCGAGCCTGATGCCCGGTGGTGTGCTGGTCTACGAAACCTTTGCACGTGGCAATGAAACCGTGGGCCGCCCCGCCCGGGCCGAATTCCTGCTGGCGCCGGGCGAACTGCTGCACGCCTGCGCAGGGTTGCGTGTGGTGGCGTACGAAGACGGCTTTTTGCCCGACCCCGAACGTTTCGTGCAGCGCATCGCCGCCGTGCGGGAACTTGCCGAACCCGTCACACCACCAAGATATGGTCTCAGCCCGGCGGCATAG
- a CDS encoding MFS transporter, which yields MHTNPPKLSMFQVLACGAAIVTLSMGIRHGFGLWLLPITQEMGWTRQSFALAIAIQNLSWGVIGIFAGMAADRFGAFRVLIGGAVLYGLGLAGMALSPTPGLFALTAGVLIGAAQAGTTYAVIYGVLGRQIAPERRSWAMGVAAAAGSFGQFLMVPVEGWLIASLGWQQALLALSMAVVLIVPLAFGLREPGFKGAAPPQRDQTITQALGEAFRYPSFNLLMAGYFVCGFQVVFIGVHMPSYLKDHGLSPQVASYALALIGLFNVFGTYIAGTLGQRMPKRHILAFIYFARAVVISVFLAVPLSPLSVYVFSAVMGALWLSTVPPTNATIAQIFGVQHLSMLGGFVFFSHQIGSFMGVWLGGYLYDATGSYDIVWYIAIGLGVFAGLVNLPVKENPIQRAAPVPA from the coding sequence ATGCATACCAATCCTCCCAAACTGTCCATGTTCCAGGTGCTGGCCTGTGGAGCCGCCATCGTGACGCTCTCCATGGGCATTCGCCACGGCTTCGGCTTATGGCTGCTGCCCATCACCCAGGAAATGGGCTGGACCCGCCAGTCGTTTGCGTTGGCCATCGCGATCCAGAACCTGTCCTGGGGTGTCATCGGGATTTTTGCGGGCATGGCGGCGGACCGGTTTGGTGCGTTTCGCGTATTGATCGGTGGCGCCGTGCTGTATGGGCTGGGCTTGGCGGGCATGGCGTTGTCGCCCACCCCGGGGCTGTTTGCGCTGACGGCGGGTGTCCTCATCGGCGCAGCACAGGCCGGCACGACGTATGCCGTGATCTATGGGGTGCTGGGCCGCCAGATCGCACCCGAGCGCCGGTCGTGGGCCATGGGGGTTGCGGCCGCGGCGGGCTCGTTCGGGCAGTTTCTGATGGTGCCCGTGGAGGGATGGCTGATTGCCAGCCTGGGGTGGCAACAGGCATTGCTGGCGCTGTCGATGGCGGTGGTGCTGATCGTGCCGCTGGCTTTTGGGCTGCGCGAGCCGGGGTTCAAGGGGGCGGCACCACCCCAACGCGACCAGACCATCACGCAGGCCCTGGGCGAGGCCTTCCGCTACCCCAGCTTCAACCTGCTGATGGCAGGGTATTTTGTGTGCGGGTTCCAGGTGGTTTTTATCGGCGTGCACATGCCCAGCTACCTCAAGGACCACGGCTTGTCGCCACAGGTGGCGAGCTATGCGCTGGCCTTGATCGGCCTGTTCAATGTGTTTGGCACCTACATCGCGGGCACGCTGGGCCAACGCATGCCCAAGCGGCACATTCTGGCGTTCATCTACTTTGCCCGCGCGGTCGTCATCAGCGTTTTTCTGGCGGTGCCACTGTCACCGTTGTCGGTGTATGTGTTTTCTGCAGTGATGGGCGCGCTGTGGCTGTCCACCGTGCCCCCCACCAATGCCACCATCGCCCAGATTTTTGGCGTGCAGCATCTGTCGATGCTGGGCGGCTTTGTGTTTTTCAGCCACCAGATCGGCAGCTTCATGGGCGTGTGGCTGGGGGGATATCTGTATGACGCCACCGGCAGCTACGATATCGTCTGGTACATCGCCATCGGTTTGGGTGTCTTTGCAGGGCTGGTGAATTTGCCTGTCAAGGAGAACCCCATCCAGCGCGCAGCGCCCGTGCCGGCCTGA